In Primulina tabacum isolate GXHZ01 unplaced genomic scaffold, ASM2559414v2 Contig104, whole genome shotgun sequence, a genomic segment contains:
- the LOC142534075 gene encoding large ribosomal subunit protein eL6-like has translation MSPKGPRMTRNPELIRGIRKVSRSQMYHKRGLWAIKAKNGGKFPQHEKAAEAAPVTEKPPKFYPADDVKKPLSNKRKSKPTKIRASITPGTVLIILAGRFKGKRVIFLKQLTSGLLLVTGPFKINGVPLRRVNQAYVIASSTKVDISGVNVDKYEDKYFAKKVEKKNKKGENEFFEADKQDKATLPAEKKDDQKAVDVSLLKAIESVPDLKAYLGARFSLKAGMKPHELVF, from the exons atGTCGCCCAAAGGTCCGAGAATGACCCGAAATCCGGAGCTGATCCGGGGGATCCGAAAGGTGTCCCGCTCCCAGATGTACCACAAGAGGGGTCTCTGGGCAATCAAAGCCAAAAACGGCGGCAAATTTCCCCAACACGAGAAAGCTGCGGAGGCTGCCCCTGTGACGGAGAAGCCCCCGAAATTTTACCCGGCGGATGACGTCAAGAAGCCGCTATCCAACAAGCGCAAGTCCAAGCCCACCAAGATCAG AGCGAGCATTACACCTGGGACAGTATTGATAATCTTGGCTGGAAGGTTTAAGGGAAAGAGAGTTATTTTCTTGAAGCAGCTTACTTCCGGATTGCTTCTAGTTACCG GACCATTCAAGATCAATGGTGTTCCTCTAAGACGTGTGAACCAGGCCTATGTTATTGCATCATCGACAAAGGTCGACATTTCCGGGGTAAACGTGGATAAATATGAAGACAAATACTTTGCCAAGAaagttgagaagaaaaataaaaagggAGAGAATGAATTCTTTGAAGCAGATAAACAG GATAAAGCCACACTTCCAGCGGAGAAGAAAGACGATCAGAAAGCTGTAGATGTATCTTTATTGAAAGCCATTGAATCTGTTCCAGACCTCAAAGCTTATTTGGGTGCAAGATTCTCACTCAAGGCTGGCATGAAACCTCATGAATTGGTCTTTTAG